One window from the genome of Actinoplanes teichomyceticus ATCC 31121 encodes:
- the cas1e gene encoding type I-E CRISPR-associated endonuclease Cas1e yields the protein MNIPGVPPPQLPELTRAQDRISFLYLERCVIHRDANAITAADDKGVVHIPAATLSVLLLGPGTSITHQAMTLIADNGATAIWVGERGVRYYAHGRSLARSSRLLIAQAAAVSDRTRRLNVARTMYSMRFPGEDTARLTMQQLRGKEGARVRRCYREHSKRTGVPWNQRDYNPDDFASGDRINQALSAAHACLYGVVHAAIVAIGASPGLGFVHTGHERSFVYDIADLYKAEVTIPVAFDIAASDSTDIGADTRRAVRDRVHDGAILDRCVRDIRALLLTPQSGAIEEDWLDADEVNLWDESGADIPAGFNHGSEYEVDF from the coding sequence ATGAACATCCCCGGCGTGCCGCCACCACAGCTTCCCGAGCTCACCCGGGCGCAGGACCGCATCAGTTTCCTCTACCTGGAACGATGCGTCATCCACCGAGACGCGAACGCCATCACCGCCGCCGACGACAAAGGAGTCGTTCACATCCCGGCGGCCACCCTGAGCGTTCTCTTGCTCGGGCCGGGGACATCGATCACTCACCAAGCCATGACTCTGATCGCAGACAACGGGGCGACGGCCATCTGGGTCGGCGAACGAGGCGTGCGCTACTACGCTCACGGCCGCTCTCTCGCCCGATCCAGTCGCCTGCTCATCGCCCAGGCGGCTGCCGTCTCCGACCGGACACGCAGGCTCAATGTCGCCCGAACCATGTACAGCATGCGGTTCCCCGGCGAAGACACAGCACGTTTAACCATGCAACAACTACGAGGCAAGGAAGGCGCCCGAGTCCGCCGCTGCTACAGGGAGCACTCCAAACGAACCGGAGTGCCCTGGAACCAACGTGACTACAACCCGGACGACTTCGCCAGCGGCGACCGCATCAATCAGGCACTCTCCGCTGCACACGCCTGCCTGTACGGCGTCGTGCACGCCGCAATCGTCGCCATCGGCGCCTCCCCAGGTCTCGGATTTGTCCACACAGGCCACGAAAGATCCTTCGTCTATGACATAGCAGACCTTTACAAGGCCGAGGTCACCATTCCCGTAGCCTTCGACATCGCCGCCAGTGACTCCACCGACATCGGCGCGGACACCCGCAGGGCCGTACGTGACCGCGTCCACGACGGCGCCATCCTCGACCGTTGCGTACGCGACATCCGCGCCCTCCTGCTCACCCCGCAGTCAGGCGCCATCGAGGAAGACTGGCTAGACGCCGACGAGGTCAACCTCTGGGACGAAAGTGGAGCCGACATACCGGCTGGCTTCAACCACGGGTCCGAGTACGAGGTCGATTTCTGA
- the cas2e gene encoding type I-E CRISPR-associated endoribonuclease Cas2e → MTVIILTSCPPGLRGHLTQWLLEISAGVYIGHVNPRIRRRLWHRVIELSGPGRALLVYQQPGEQRLTFETHDHDWEPVDFDGITLMRRPTQRSTYNPAAPQGWSSASKRRRFARRSPNTSTTRTEQIPPS, encoded by the coding sequence ATGACCGTCATCATCTTGACCTCGTGCCCGCCCGGCCTGCGCGGGCACCTGACCCAATGGTTACTCGAGATTTCCGCCGGCGTATACATCGGCCACGTCAATCCACGCATCCGCCGACGACTTTGGCACCGCGTCATCGAACTGTCCGGACCCGGTCGAGCGCTACTGGTCTACCAGCAGCCCGGCGAGCAACGACTGACCTTCGAAACGCACGATCACGACTGGGAGCCGGTCGACTTCGACGGCATCACCCTGATGCGACGTCCGACCCAACGTAGCACCTACAACCCAGCAGCCCCCCAAGGATGGAGCAGCGCTAGTAAACGGCGACGCTTCGCACGCCGATCCCCGAACACCTCCACCACACGGACTGAACAAATTCCGCCAAGTTGA
- the cas6e gene encoding type I-E CRISPR-associated protein Cas6/Cse3/CasE codes for MYLTRFRINPARRDARKLLTSPQAMHAAVLAGFPHPEDHTRSDARTLWRLDQSTDRQITLYIVSPGQPDLTHLVEQAGWPTIDTWLTRPYQPFLDTLQNGQQWAFRLTANPVRSGRRKDGDDTQRYGHLTADQQTRWLRERTERNGFIIADQPDGQPNLLLHQRQSLRFTRRRGERPVSLVTATYDGVLTIQDVDGFRAALTRGIGHARAYGCGLLTLAPTGRP; via the coding sequence ATGTACCTGACCCGCTTCCGCATCAACCCCGCCCGCCGCGACGCCCGCAAGCTGCTCACTTCACCGCAGGCCATGCACGCGGCAGTCCTGGCCGGCTTCCCTCACCCGGAAGACCACACCCGATCCGACGCACGCACACTATGGCGCCTCGACCAGAGCACCGACCGGCAGATCACCCTGTACATCGTCAGCCCCGGCCAACCTGACCTCACCCACCTGGTCGAGCAGGCCGGCTGGCCCACCATCGACACATGGCTCACCCGCCCCTACCAGCCCTTCCTCGACACGCTGCAAAACGGTCAGCAGTGGGCCTTCCGCCTGACCGCCAACCCCGTACGCAGCGGACGACGCAAGGACGGAGACGACACCCAGCGGTACGGCCACCTCACCGCCGACCAGCAAACCCGATGGCTGCGGGAGCGCACCGAACGCAACGGATTCATCATCGCCGACCAGCCCGACGGCCAGCCCAACCTCCTGCTGCACCAACGCCAATCGCTGCGCTTCACCCGCCGACGCGGCGAACGGCCCGTCAGCCTGGTCACCGCCACGTACGACGGCGTACTGACAATTCAGGACGTCGACGGCTTTCGCGCCGCGCTGACGCGCGGCATCGGCCACGCTCGCGCCTACGGATGCGGCCTGCTTACCCTCGCACCAACGGGCCGGCCATGA
- the casB gene encoding type I-E CRISPR-associated protein Cse2/CasB — protein sequence MTAEATSPPPTAGGRRPPARRRQPFGNHVAATTADLQTRLLQSRESSAVATMARLRAAATKPPGADYTVLTVTRVPDRFHQFPPGDEPTRQEWAKHTALTLYAGHQQSVSAPMHVDGIGLGAAVSSLARKADSPEAVRRRFSALGSAMTYDTVIYHVRGLVTLLKQHRIPLDYGALADDLVQLQWPDGRDRVRAQWGREFYRTFTAQPTSDDSQE from the coding sequence ATGACCGCCGAAGCCACGTCTCCACCCCCCACCGCTGGTGGTCGCCGACCGCCGGCACGGCGCCGTCAACCGTTCGGCAACCACGTAGCCGCCACCACCGCCGACCTGCAAACCCGCCTACTACAGAGCCGCGAGAGCAGCGCGGTCGCCACCATGGCCCGGCTACGTGCTGCGGCCACCAAGCCCCCCGGCGCCGACTACACCGTGCTGACCGTAACCCGCGTTCCCGATCGCTTCCACCAGTTCCCACCCGGCGACGAACCCACCCGGCAGGAGTGGGCCAAACACACTGCGCTGACCCTGTACGCCGGACACCAACAGTCAGTCAGCGCCCCGATGCATGTCGACGGCATAGGCCTCGGCGCGGCCGTCAGCAGCCTCGCCCGCAAAGCTGACAGCCCGGAAGCGGTACGCCGCCGATTCTCCGCCCTTGGCAGCGCCATGACCTACGACACGGTCATCTACCACGTGCGCGGGCTGGTCACCCTGCTCAAGCAGCACCGCATCCCGCTCGACTACGGTGCCCTCGCCGACGACCTCGTCCAACTGCAATGGCCGGACGGCCGTGACCGCGTCCGAGCTCAATGGGGCCGCGAGTTCTACCGCACCTTCACCGCCCAACCCACCAGCGACGACTCCCAGGAGTGA
- the cas7e gene encoding type I-E CRISPR-associated protein Cas7/Cse4/CasC, translating to MTRTIIDVHILHTVPPSNLNRDDAGSPKTAVYGGVRRARVSSQAWKRAVRLAFEDHLDDEQLGERTKRVGEAIAARITNLDPALKDEAATLAFDVLKAAGLAKKEPKNGTQAESEYLLFLSHRQQQRLAELAVDSARAGKAPEGKAAKDAANREHSVDIAMFGRMVADVSDINVDAAVQVAHAISVHGVSNEFDYFTAVDDRKHDIQETGAGMIGSIEFNSSTLYRYATIDVDRLQETLGDPAATKNAVQAFLLAFALSMPTGKQNTFANGTRPDAVVVQLRDTRSINLVGAFEEPVGDQTDTAGRVGLAAQALADYTTQVHQAYGDEPVEAWVTHVGPRTAPLATLGTVLPLPGLAEAVASKVAERIGGRP from the coding sequence ATGACTCGTACAATCATCGACGTCCACATCCTGCACACCGTCCCCCCGAGCAACCTCAACCGGGACGACGCGGGCTCGCCCAAGACCGCCGTCTACGGTGGCGTGCGCCGAGCACGCGTCTCCAGCCAAGCCTGGAAACGTGCCGTCCGACTGGCCTTCGAAGATCACCTCGACGACGAACAACTCGGCGAACGCACCAAGCGCGTCGGCGAAGCCATCGCCGCGCGCATCACCAACCTCGACCCGGCTCTCAAGGACGAGGCCGCCACGCTCGCCTTCGACGTGCTCAAAGCAGCCGGGCTGGCCAAGAAGGAACCCAAGAACGGGACCCAAGCCGAGTCGGAATACCTACTGTTCCTCAGCCACCGTCAACAGCAGCGCCTCGCCGAACTCGCCGTGGACAGCGCCCGTGCCGGCAAAGCACCCGAGGGCAAAGCGGCCAAGGACGCCGCCAACCGCGAGCACTCGGTGGACATCGCCATGTTCGGCCGCATGGTCGCCGACGTCAGCGACATCAACGTCGACGCGGCCGTACAGGTCGCGCACGCCATCAGCGTGCACGGCGTGAGCAACGAGTTCGATTACTTCACCGCTGTCGACGACCGCAAGCACGACATCCAAGAAACCGGAGCCGGCATGATCGGCTCCATCGAATTCAACTCCTCCACCCTCTACCGATACGCGACCATCGACGTCGACCGCCTCCAGGAAACCCTCGGCGACCCGGCCGCCACCAAGAACGCGGTACAAGCGTTCCTTCTCGCTTTCGCTCTCAGCATGCCGACCGGCAAGCAGAACACCTTCGCCAACGGAACCCGCCCCGACGCGGTAGTAGTCCAGCTACGCGACACCCGGTCGATCAATCTGGTCGGCGCGTTCGAGGAACCGGTTGGTGACCAGACCGACACCGCCGGCCGAGTAGGCCTCGCGGCGCAAGCGCTGGCCGACTACACGACCCAAGTGCACCAAGCCTACGGCGACGAACCAGTCGAGGCATGGGTCACCCACGTCGGTCCCCGCACCGCACCCCTCGCCACCCTCGGCACCGTGCTCCCACTGCCAGGGCTGGCCGAGGCCGTCGCGAGCAAGGTAGCCGAACGGATCGGCGGACGACCGTGA
- the cas5e gene encoding type I-E CRISPR-associated protein Cas5/CasD — translation MSVLLMRLAGPLQAWGTRSRFVHRHTEAAPTKSGVIGMLAAARGIRRTDPLTELLEVSFGVRIDQPGQVIRDFQVARTLDGRTSMPLTYRYYLADAVFLAAVSGGRALLDGLHDALTHPHFPIFLGRRSCPPAGVVSLGVHDGELTERLATWNWQASAWHQREHKSQRTVRLEILRDAHDGDPITETTPDEPVSYDPTHRQHGWRSVVREHTDVNNPLFRPITDHDPMDALEGWSCT, via the coding sequence GTGAGCGTGCTGCTGATGCGGCTGGCGGGGCCGTTGCAGGCTTGGGGGACCCGCAGCCGCTTCGTGCACCGACACACCGAGGCCGCACCCACCAAAAGCGGTGTCATCGGCATGCTTGCCGCGGCCCGCGGCATACGCCGTACCGACCCGCTGACCGAACTGCTCGAGGTTAGCTTCGGTGTCCGTATCGACCAGCCCGGCCAGGTCATCCGCGACTTCCAGGTAGCCCGCACACTCGACGGACGCACCAGCATGCCGCTGACCTACCGCTACTACCTGGCCGACGCCGTATTCCTGGCCGCAGTCAGCGGCGGCCGGGCACTGCTGGATGGGCTCCACGACGCGCTCACCCACCCCCACTTCCCCATCTTCCTGGGCCGCCGCTCATGCCCGCCAGCCGGTGTGGTCAGCCTCGGCGTCCACGACGGCGAGCTCACCGAACGGCTCGCCACCTGGAATTGGCAGGCATCAGCCTGGCACCAGCGCGAACACAAAAGCCAGCGCACCGTACGGCTGGAAATCCTGCGCGACGCGCACGACGGCGACCCGATCACCGAAACCACACCAGACGAACCCGTCAGCTACGACCCCACCCACCGCCAGCACGGTTGGCGATCCGTCGTACGCGAACACACCGACGTCAATAACCCGCTCTTCCGGCCAATCACCGACCACGATCCGATGGACGCCCTCGAGGGATGGTCATGTACCTGA